One window of Gloeothece citriformis PCC 7424 genomic DNA carries:
- a CDS encoding transglycosylase SLT domain-containing protein, with protein sequence MLKKLTHKTSLLALGSGTVLVAVVGLVGLSPKIIERVENWRQTSQLAEQENLDYPSIVLKLVNLSPEDRKEQLEAIAASETPSLDRSRARYILASELIQNYEGGPALRLLEGLEEEYPTLAPYILLKQGRGYELTNENERAQEAWLKLIETYPQDPVVAEALYFLGKYDPQYWEQAIAQFPQHPRTWDIIQQRLKENPKQPQLMLLLVKHNIFAPEINEVRDRLVKDYSQQLTPEDWEAIGNGYWEIGQYENAAKAYYKAPRTPVNLYRYGRGLHINGKKAQAKQAYQQLLREFPDAPETGMGIMRLVSLSESREALGYLDYAINKFPQQAPDALLKKAEILDQLGSKTSASKARQQLLDQYGSSETAAEYRWKVAKSYGDKGEFVKAWEWAQPITIKASDTNVAPKAAYWIGKWAQKLNRPQDARDAFLHTLGRHPQSYYAWRAAVQLGWKVGDFNNVRYYAPTVMLPDSRPVLPSGSKAFKELYRLGLDDQAWTLFQAEVANPWQLSVDEQFALGLFKQKQQQYLEGINLVWNLKNRETPQEQAQWQLLRNKPEYWQALFPFPYNDLIETWSQQRTLNPLLVSSLIRQESRFEKEIRSPVGATGLMQVMPATGQWISDKANIPKYSLTDPNDNINMGTWYLDYTHKEYGNNSLLAVASYNAGPGNVSQWIKRFGLSDPDAFVEKIPFKETRGYVEAVFGNYWNYLRIYNPEVANKMSSLPQQ encoded by the coding sequence AAAGAACAACTTGAAGCGATCGCTGCCTCGGAAACCCCTTCCCTTGATCGCAGTCGGGCCCGGTATATCCTGGCAAGTGAATTAATTCAAAATTATGAAGGAGGGCCAGCATTACGCCTATTAGAAGGATTAGAAGAAGAATATCCCACTCTTGCTCCTTATATTCTTCTGAAACAAGGGAGAGGCTATGAATTAACTAACGAAAATGAACGGGCCCAAGAAGCTTGGTTAAAATTGATAGAAACTTATCCTCAAGATCCCGTCGTCGCTGAAGCGTTATATTTTTTGGGAAAATATGATCCCCAATATTGGGAACAAGCGATCGCCCAGTTTCCCCAACATCCCCGAACTTGGGATATTATCCAACAACGCCTCAAGGAAAATCCCAAACAACCCCAGTTAATGCTACTCTTGGTTAAACATAACATTTTTGCTCCCGAAATCAATGAAGTGCGCGATCGGCTGGTTAAAGACTATAGTCAACAGTTAACCCCCGAAGACTGGGAAGCGATCGGCAATGGGTACTGGGAAATAGGACAATATGAGAACGCTGCTAAAGCTTACTATAAAGCCCCTCGTACCCCAGTTAACCTCTATCGTTATGGGAGAGGACTTCATATTAACGGGAAAAAAGCCCAAGCTAAACAAGCTTATCAACAACTCCTGCGAGAATTTCCTGATGCACCGGAGACGGGAATGGGAATTATGCGGTTAGTGAGTTTATCAGAGTCACGAGAAGCCCTAGGATACTTAGATTATGCCATTAATAAGTTTCCCCAACAAGCTCCCGATGCTCTGCTGAAAAAAGCCGAAATTCTCGATCAACTCGGCAGTAAAACCTCTGCCTCTAAAGCGAGACAACAGTTACTCGATCAATATGGAAGTTCAGAAACGGCGGCGGAATACCGTTGGAAAGTGGCAAAAAGTTATGGTGATAAGGGAGAATTCGTTAAAGCTTGGGAATGGGCACAACCGATCACCATTAAAGCATCTGATACTAATGTTGCCCCAAAAGCGGCTTATTGGATCGGCAAATGGGCCCAGAAATTAAACCGTCCTCAAGATGCTAGAGATGCTTTTCTTCATACCCTTGGCCGTCATCCCCAATCTTATTATGCTTGGCGTGCTGCGGTGCAATTGGGTTGGAAAGTGGGAGATTTTAATAATGTGCGCTATTATGCCCCAACCGTTATGTTACCCGATAGCCGACCGGTTTTGCCGTCTGGGTCGAAAGCCTTTAAAGAATTATATCGACTGGGGTTAGATGATCAAGCTTGGACTCTTTTTCAAGCGGAAGTCGCTAACCCTTGGCAGTTAAGCGTCGATGAACAGTTTGCTTTAGGATTATTTAAACAAAAACAACAGCAATATTTAGAAGGCATTAATTTAGTTTGGAATTTAAAAAATCGAGAAACTCCTCAAGAACAAGCTCAATGGCAACTGTTAAGAAATAAGCCCGAATATTGGCAAGCTCTGTTTCCTTTTCCTTATAATGATTTAATAGAAACTTGGTCGCAGCAACGAACCTTAAATCCTTTATTAGTAAGTTCTTTGATCCGTCAAGAGTCTCGTTTTGAGAAAGAGATTCGCTCCCCCGTAGGGGCTACTGGCTTGATGCAGGTGATGCCGGCTACGGGACAATGGATTTCTGATAAAGCTAATATTCCTAAATATTCTTTAACCGATCCGAATGATAATATTAATATGGGCACTTGGTATTTAGATTATACCCATAAGGAATATGGGAATAATTCTTTGCTAGCAGTGGCTAGTTATAACGCCGGTCCGGGTAATGTGTCTCAGTGGATCAAACGATTCGGTTTATCTGATCCAGATGCTTTTGTTGAAAAAATTCCTTTTAAAGAAACGAGAGGTTATGTAGAGGCAGTTTTTGGAAATTATTGGAATTATTTACGGATTTATAATCCAGAAGTGGCTAACAAGATGTCTAGTTTGCCACAACAATAA
- a CDS encoding SAM hydrolase/SAM-dependent halogenase family protein: protein MLIHLIADYGNNDPAFAEVSQRLLKPLPDAQIHSLSVPPFSTLATGFWIAQLGLNPGPDNRLIYHNCAPRKDDLEARVDNEGEGLTYAVLPNGVKVVGVWAGYTLSFIKHYAESIYTVKVSRGGSQFRSRDVFPQAAGAIASGDLSLLGEQIFPEQIPDFPGDRVAWVDGYGNLKTTIAADSIELKPQTKVIVRLGDLVSDAVYSDGSFQVSEGTLAFAPGSSGWEVEGKPRVRWMELFLRGGSAWRRFGKPKVNQVVSFQVI from the coding sequence ATGCTAATTCACTTGATCGCTGATTATGGAAATAATGACCCGGCTTTTGCTGAAGTTAGTCAGCGCTTGTTAAAACCGTTACCCGATGCTCAAATTCATTCTCTTTCTGTTCCTCCGTTTAGTACCCTAGCAACGGGGTTTTGGATTGCTCAATTGGGGTTGAATCCAGGGCCGGATAATCGTTTAATTTATCATAATTGCGCTCCCCGTAAGGATGATTTAGAGGCGCGTGTTGATAATGAGGGGGAAGGGTTAACTTATGCGGTTTTGCCAAATGGGGTTAAAGTCGTTGGGGTTTGGGCAGGTTATACTCTTTCTTTTATTAAACATTATGCTGAGTCAATTTATACTGTTAAAGTGTCTAGGGGTGGCTCTCAATTTCGCTCTCGGGATGTGTTTCCTCAAGCGGCAGGGGCTATCGCTTCTGGGGATTTAAGTTTGTTGGGTGAGCAGATTTTTCCGGAACAAATTCCCGATTTTCCGGGCGATCGGGTGGCTTGGGTGGATGGATATGGTAATCTGAAAACGACGATCGCTGCTGATTCGATCGAGTTAAAACCCCAAACTAAAGTGATTGTGCGTTTGGGTGATTTAGTGAGTGATGCGGTTTATTCTGATGGGAGTTTTCAGGTGTCGGAGGGGACTTTAGCTTTTGCGCCGGGTAGTTCCGGATGGGAAGTCGAAGGTAAACCGCGAGTTAGATGGATGGAGTTGTTTTTACGAGGGGGTAGTGCTTGGCGGCGCTTTGGCAAACCAAAGGTTAATCAGGTGGTGAGTTTTCAGGTGATTTAG
- a CDS encoding UPF0175 family protein: protein MSLQLSIPDSIIEALRLPEKRIEQELLHELAVALYSQELLSFGKARELALMDKYQFGQLLAQRDVIRHYSSEELEDDLVYANRQ from the coding sequence ATGAGCTTACAATTGTCTATTCCTGACTCTATTATCGAGGCACTTCGTTTACCAGAAAAGCGCATCGAACAAGAACTTTTACATGAGTTAGCTGTTGCTCTTTACTCTCAAGAGTTATTGTCTTTCGGCAAAGCTAGAGAACTAGCTCTAATGGATAAGTACCAATTTGGACAGTTACTTGCTCAACGGGATGTTATACGGCACTATAGTTCTGAGGAATTGGAAGACGACTTAGTCTATGCCAACCGTCAGTAA
- a CDS encoding putative toxin-antitoxin system toxin component, PIN family, with protein MIRLVIDTNVLISALLFKNSVPFQSVKLAENRAIILYSQATLDELEQVLYRKKFNKYLSSEERQIFLSKFIISSEFVSITETITICRDQKDNKFLELAVSGNANVIITGDLDLLILNPFQNIEIMSPDAFINQFKQ; from the coding sequence ATGATTAGATTAGTAATCGATACTAATGTTTTAATTAGTGCATTACTATTTAAAAATTCTGTCCCTTTTCAATCTGTAAAATTGGCAGAAAATCGAGCTATTATTTTATATTCTCAAGCAACTTTAGATGAATTAGAGCAAGTTCTATATCGTAAAAAATTTAACAAGTATCTTTCTTCAGAAGAGAGACAAATATTTTTGAGCAAATTTATAATTTCATCAGAATTTGTTTCTATCACTGAAACAATAACAATTTGCCGAGATCAAAAAGATAATAAGTTTTTAGAATTAGCTGTTAGTGGCAATGCTAATGTCATTATAACAGGAGATTTAGACTTATTAATTTTAAATCCTTTTCAAAACATAGAAATCATGAGTCCTGATGCTTTTATTAATCAATTTAAACAGTAA
- a CDS encoding NB-ARC domain-containing protein, giving the protein MENRNWRLNLLKTLNAITPEQLDMIMLILEPPPGIIPHLSATQGLRVTALLQWAESPNGCGWAEVEQILNEIISPKPETNQQPAFAKINNRVTTSPVEYPGELKKKPRFNLAPSLPSYFVERPEHSQAIKQKLLDDSTAETGILVISAIYGLGGIGKSTLASALCRDAGVESHFPDGILWVTLGQQPDLLSLVCDWIEKLGDYNYKPTNLEGASIHLGTLLYDQSVLLVVDDVWNPEHLEPFRVGGSGCRVLVTTREARILGADRYDLEVMTPEQAESLLSRVLQGNLTETQRQQAQVLAKTVGYLPLALELAAAQVADGVSWGELLEDLQGEIAYLETLDLYSAEEIPQEEKRKKYSLLASFNLSLRRLSKDDLDKFAWLGILPEDVTLTSQMAATLWNCKPRQARESLRYLRAKALLLPGVSTEKESSYRFHDLLHDLARKKLTEDPPEGLGLSLEAAHQQFLNHYRAKTKGGLWHTLPDDGYIHRYLTWHLQKAGLSPEIHQLLREETKEGANGWYWACDRLGKTSIFMQDVAQAWELAEEREWEEVASQVRYALITSSLNTLVGNIPGELMAALIDKKIWTPAQGLAYALQIQNYIFLISAISAIAPHLPSSLLLEAVSFARSIEDESDRARTLRELVPHLAKVSIEEALCVARSIEDKYYRASALSQLVTHRSELIEEALCVARSIEDKDDRASALSQLVTHRSELIEEALCVARSIEDKDDRASALSQLVTHRSELIEEALCVARSIEDKYDRARALSQLVPHRPELIDEVLCLAHSIEDEYYRARTLSELVPHLAKVSIEEALCLARSIKDKDDRASALSELVTHRSELIEEALCVARSIENEYLRVRALSQLVLHRPELIDEVLCLAHSIEDEYYRARALSQLVAHLAKVSIEEAISVARSIENEYDRAIVLSELVAHLTKVSIEEALCLARSIEDKYDRARALSQLVPHRPELIEEELCLARSIEDKYDRARALSQLVAHQPELIEETVSVTRSIESKYLRARALRELVTHLAKVSIEEAVSLARSIEDKSERARALRELVAYRPELIDEAVSVTRSIKDKLKRAETFSEILPQLISTGIDFALWKEILHLLACRNRSSLLHDIEKLTPVILQFGGKEAIKEVFQAIQDVGRWWK; this is encoded by the coding sequence ATGGAAAACCGTAATTGGCGTTTAAATCTGCTCAAAACACTCAACGCCATTACTCCTGAACAGTTGGATATGATAATGTTAATTCTCGAACCCCCCCCAGGAATTATACCCCACTTGTCAGCAACACAAGGGCTGCGAGTGACAGCACTGTTACAATGGGCTGAGTCTCCTAATGGCTGTGGGTGGGCAGAAGTAGAGCAAATTTTGAATGAGATTATTTCTCCAAAGCCAGAGACAAATCAACAGCCTGCATTTGCCAAAATTAATAACCGAGTAACCACCAGTCCGGTAGAATATCCAGGGGAACTTAAAAAAAAACCTCGATTTAACTTAGCCCCATCTTTACCATCCTATTTTGTCGAGCGCCCAGAACACAGTCAAGCCATCAAACAAAAGTTACTTGATGATAGCACAGCCGAAACAGGAATCTTAGTTATTAGTGCTATTTATGGGTTAGGAGGGATCGGTAAATCTACCTTAGCCTCGGCTTTATGCCGCGATGCGGGGGTAGAGTCTCATTTTCCTGATGGTATTCTCTGGGTGACTTTAGGACAACAGCCGGATTTATTATCTTTGGTGTGTGACTGGATAGAAAAACTCGGAGATTATAACTATAAACCGACAAATTTAGAAGGTGCTTCAATCCATCTGGGGACGTTACTTTATGATCAGTCGGTGTTGTTGGTGGTGGATGATGTTTGGAACCCTGAACATTTAGAACCTTTTCGGGTGGGGGGTAGTGGGTGTCGGGTGTTGGTGACGACGCGAGAGGCGCGGATATTGGGAGCAGATCGCTATGATTTAGAGGTGATGACCCCAGAACAAGCAGAAAGCTTACTTAGCCGTGTTTTGCAAGGAAATTTAACAGAAACCCAAAGACAACAGGCTCAAGTTTTAGCAAAAACTGTAGGTTATTTACCCTTAGCCTTAGAATTAGCGGCGGCTCAAGTGGCGGATGGGGTATCCTGGGGAGAGTTGCTCGAAGATTTACAAGGGGAAATTGCCTATTTAGAAACTTTGGATCTGTATAGTGCTGAAGAGATACCCCAAGAAGAAAAACGGAAAAAATATAGTCTTTTGGCTTCTTTTAATCTGAGTTTGAGACGGTTATCAAAGGATGATTTAGATAAGTTTGCTTGGTTAGGCATATTACCGGAAGATGTAACCCTTACTTCCCAAATGGCCGCCACTCTCTGGAATTGCAAACCCCGACAGGCGCGAGAGAGTTTACGATATTTAAGGGCTAAGGCGTTGTTATTACCGGGAGTATCGACAGAAAAAGAGTCAAGTTATCGCTTTCATGACTTATTACATGATTTAGCCCGAAAAAAGTTAACGGAAGATCCACCGGAAGGGTTAGGGTTATCTTTAGAAGCGGCACATCAACAATTTTTAAATCATTATCGCGCAAAAACGAAAGGGGGATTATGGCATACTCTCCCCGATGATGGTTATATTCATCGTTATCTCACTTGGCATTTACAAAAGGCCGGTTTATCCCCAGAAATACACCAATTATTACGGGAGGAAACGAAAGAGGGGGCTAATGGGTGGTATTGGGCTTGCGATCGCTTGGGGAAAACGAGTATTTTTATGCAAGATGTGGCTCAAGCTTGGGAGTTGGCAGAAGAGAGGGAATGGGAGGAAGTCGCGTCACAGGTTCGTTATGCTTTGATTACGTCGAGTTTGAATACTTTAGTGGGGAATATTCCAGGGGAGTTGATGGCGGCTTTAATTGATAAAAAAATTTGGACACCTGCCCAAGGATTAGCTTATGCTTTACAGATACAGAACTATATATTTTTAATTTCAGCTATAAGTGCTATAGCGCCTCATTTACCTTCATCCTTACTTTTAGAAGCGGTTTCTTTTGCTCGCTCTATCGAGGATGAATCTGACCGAGCTAGAACCTTGAGAGAACTGGTTCCTCATCTGGCAAAAGTATCCATTGAGGAAGCGCTTTGTGTTGCTCGCTCTATTGAGGATAAGTATTACCGAGCTAGTGCATTGAGTCAACTGGTCACTCATCGTTCAGAATTGATCGAGGAAGCGCTTTGTGTTGCTCGCTCTATTGAAGATAAGGATGACCGAGCTAGTGCATTGAGTCAACTGGTCACTCATCGTTCAGAATTGATCGAGGAAGCGCTTTGTGTTGCTCGCTCTATTGAGGATAAGGATGACCGAGCTAGTGCATTGAGTCAACTGGTCACTCATCGTTCAGAATTGATCGAGGAAGCGCTTTGTGTTGCTCGCTCTATCGAGGATAAGTATGACCGAGCTAGAGCATTGAGTCAACTGGTTCCTCATCGGCCAGAATTAATCGATGAAGTGCTTTGTCTTGCTCACTCTATCGAGGATGAGTATTACCGAGCTAGAACCTTGAGTGAACTGGTTCCTCATCTGGCAAAAGTATCCATTGAGGAAGCGCTTTGTCTTGCTCGCTCTATCAAGGATAAGGATGACCGAGCTAGTGCATTGAGTGAACTGGTCACTCATCGTTCAGAATTGATCGAGGAAGCGCTTTGTGTTGCTCGCTCTATCGAGAATGAGTATTTGCGAGTTAGAGCATTGAGTCAACTGGTTCTTCATCGGCCAGAATTAATCGATGAAGTGCTTTGTCTTGCTCACTCTATCGAGGATGAGTATTACCGAGCTAGAGCATTGAGTCAACTGGTTGCTCATCTGGCAAAAGTATCCATCGAGGAAGCGATTTCTGTTGCTCGCTCTATCGAGAATGAGTATGACCGAGCTATTGTATTGAGTGAACTGGTTGCTCATCTGACAAAAGTATCCATCGAGGAAGCCCTTTGTCTTGCTCGCTCTATCGAGGATAAGTATGACCGAGCTAGAGCATTGAGCCAACTGGTTCCTCATCGGCCAGAATTAATCGAGGAAGAGCTTTGTCTTGCTCGCTCTATCGAGGATAAGTATGACCGAGCTAGAGCATTGAGTCAACTGGTTGCTCATCAGCCAGAATTAATCGAGGAAACGGTTTCTGTAACTCGTTCTATAGAGTCTAAGTATCTCCGAGCTAGAGCATTAAGAGAACTGGTTACTCATCTGGCAAAAGTATCCATCGAGGAAGCGGTTTCTCTTGCTCGCTCTATCGAGGATAAGTCTGAGCGAGCTAGAGCCTTGAGGGAACTGGTTGCTTATCGGCCAGAATTAATTGATGAAGCGGTTTCTGTAACTCGCTCAATTAAAGATAAGTTAAAACGTGCCGAAACTTTTAGTGAAATACTACCTCAATTGATTTCTACAGGAATTGACTTTGCTTTGTGGAAAGAAATATTACATCTATTAGCCTGTCGTAACCGCTCATCCTTGTTGCATGACATAGAAAAATTAACTCCTGTAATCCTTCAGTTTGGCGGCAAAGAAGCCATAAAAGAAGTTTTTCAAGCCATTCAAGATGTAGGGCGCTGGTGGAAATAA
- a CDS encoding SDH family Clp fold serine proteinase, with protein MVDHLASNKKVNQPPVFFEETQQLITTLEKKLNSTVLVYWTSPVGSICQNDVEGLQEILQKIGRQKEIYLFHKSNGGSGLASLRIVHLLRHYTNTLKILIPLGCASAATMIALGADEIYMGPLAFLTAIDTSITHDLSPVDTFNNLVSVSQDELTRVINLWRKEAKSDDSNPYQTLFQYIHPLVIGAVDRASSLSIKVCTEILSYHIKDKYKAEKISNHLNSEYPSHSYPITIEEAKRIGLTVFPLEPEINQLLLNLNKYYSEMGQKAFTFFDEQNYHNNEILNILEGPDIQVYYQNDVDWHYRSEERRWARLNDQSSWRKTERKGDEIQKTVFYI; from the coding sequence ATGGTAGATCATTTAGCCTCAAACAAAAAAGTCAATCAACCGCCAGTTTTTTTTGAAGAAACGCAACAATTAATTACCACCTTAGAAAAAAAACTCAACTCAACAGTTTTAGTCTACTGGACTTCACCGGTAGGAAGTATTTGTCAAAATGATGTAGAAGGATTACAGGAAATTTTACAAAAAATAGGGAGACAAAAAGAAATCTATCTATTTCATAAATCCAATGGAGGGTCAGGATTAGCCTCTTTAAGAATAGTGCATTTATTAAGACATTATACCAACACTTTAAAAATATTAATTCCGTTAGGATGTGCCTCTGCTGCCACAATGATTGCATTAGGGGCAGATGAAATTTATATGGGGCCGTTAGCCTTTTTAACCGCCATTGACACATCAATTACCCATGATTTATCCCCAGTAGATACCTTTAATAACCTAGTATCCGTCAGTCAAGACGAATTAACCAGAGTGATTAACCTGTGGAGAAAAGAAGCAAAAAGCGATGACAGTAACCCCTATCAAACTTTATTTCAATATATCCATCCCCTAGTGATAGGAGCAGTCGATCGAGCCAGTTCTTTATCTATTAAGGTCTGTACCGAAATTTTATCTTATCATATCAAAGATAAATATAAAGCCGAAAAAATCAGCAATCATTTAAACTCCGAATACCCCTCTCATAGTTATCCCATCACCATAGAAGAAGCGAAACGAATAGGATTAACCGTATTTCCCTTAGAACCCGAAATCAATCAACTCTTACTAAATCTCAACAAATATTACTCAGAAATGGGACAAAAAGCCTTCACATTTTTTGACGAACAAAACTATCATAATAATGAAATATTAAACATATTAGAAGGCCCAGACATTCAAGTCTATTATCAAAACGATGTAGACTGGCATTATCGCAGCGAAGAGAGAAGATGGGCAAGATTAAACGATCAAAGTTCTTGGCGAAAAACAGAAAGAAAAGGAGATGAAATTCAAAAAACTGTGTTTTATATTTAA
- the urtA gene encoding urea ABC transporter substrate-binding protein encodes MGQDLGRRKFLLYGSGAFVTSLLLKACSQAETSTNSATSPDQTVAKSGGSATSGDTIKVGLLHSLSGTMAISETTVVEAEELAIDEINAAGGVLGKQIEIVKEDGASDWPTFAEKATKLIDQDKVTTIFGCWTSASRKAVLPVFESKNHLLWYPVQYEGQECSKNVFYTGAAPNQQIEPAVDWLLENKGKKFFLVGSDYVFPRTANTIIKEQLKAKGGETVGEDYLPLGNTEVTAIITKIKAALPDGGVIFNTLNGDSNVAFFKQLQSAGITPDKYPVMSVSIAEEEVRQIGPEYLVGQYASWNYFQTVDTPANKKFVEAFKAKYGQDRVTNDPMEAAYIMVYLWKQAVEKAGTADDLDKVRAAAIGQEFDAPEGMVKMYPNHHISKTVRIGQVRDDGMFDIVWSSDGPVAPIPWNQYVPETKGYACDWTDPNKGGKYKTDKI; translated from the coding sequence ATGGGACAAGACTTAGGACGAAGAAAATTTTTACTGTATGGTTCGGGCGCTTTTGTAACTAGCTTACTTCTGAAAGCTTGTAGTCAAGCTGAAACTTCTACCAACTCGGCAACTTCTCCAGATCAAACCGTTGCTAAATCTGGGGGTTCTGCTACCAGTGGCGATACAATTAAGGTCGGTCTTCTTCACTCTCTTAGTGGTACGATGGCTATCAGTGAAACGACTGTTGTAGAAGCGGAAGAGTTGGCCATTGATGAAATTAATGCCGCCGGTGGGGTTTTGGGTAAGCAAATTGAAATTGTTAAAGAGGATGGCGCTTCTGATTGGCCGACTTTTGCCGAAAAAGCCACTAAATTAATCGATCAGGATAAGGTTACTACTATTTTTGGCTGTTGGACTTCTGCAAGTCGTAAGGCGGTTTTACCCGTGTTTGAGTCGAAAAATCATTTATTATGGTATCCGGTTCAATACGAAGGTCAAGAATGTTCTAAAAATGTTTTTTATACGGGGGCTGCCCCAAATCAACAAATTGAACCGGCGGTTGATTGGTTATTAGAAAATAAAGGGAAAAAGTTTTTTCTAGTCGGTTCTGATTATGTTTTTCCTCGGACTGCTAATACGATTATTAAGGAACAATTGAAAGCGAAAGGGGGAGAAACCGTAGGAGAAGATTATCTGCCTTTGGGTAATACGGAAGTGACTGCTATTATTACTAAAATTAAAGCGGCTTTACCCGATGGGGGCGTGATTTTTAATACCCTTAATGGGGATAGTAATGTGGCTTTCTTTAAACAGCTTCAATCCGCCGGTATTACTCCTGATAAATATCCGGTGATGTCTGTTAGTATCGCTGAAGAAGAAGTTAGACAAATTGGCCCAGAATATTTAGTTGGTCAATATGCGTCTTGGAATTATTTTCAAACGGTTGATACTCCGGCTAATAAGAAGTTTGTTGAAGCGTTTAAGGCAAAATATGGTCAAGACCGGGTAACGAATGACCCGATGGAAGCGGCTTATATTATGGTCTATCTCTGGAAACAAGCAGTAGAAAAAGCGGGAACAGCCGATGATTTAGATAAGGTTCGCGCTGCCGCTATTGGTCAAGAATTTGATGCCCCAGAAGGTATGGTTAAAATGTATCCTAATCATCATATTTCTAAGACCGTTAGAATTGGTCAAGTGAGAGATGATGGAATGTTTGATATTGTTTGGTCTAGTGATGGGCCGGTTGCCCCTATTCCTTGGAATCAATATGTTCCAGAAACTAAAGGGTATGCCTGTGACTGGACTGATCCTAATAAGGGTGGTAAATATAAAACCGATAAAATTTAA
- the urtB gene encoding urea ABC transporter permease subunit UrtB, translating to MLPIFEALFNGISIGSVLLIAALGLAIVFGLMGVINLAHGELMMLGAYTTFVVQNGFKVLGDPWFDYYIFFALPMAFLVAGLTGLLLERGVIRFLYGRPLETLLATWGVSLILQQFVRSVSWLFMISIVVFCGLFFGAQWILQKRPNLERIKTTAIAITLPLSLAIATITGILLNNSQNLPLIKPWFSARNVDVTAPKWLRGGLPLGSFQLPYTRLFIIILTVLCVVGIYWFLNRSNWGLRIRAVTQNRTMSACLGIPTNQVDALTFALGSGLAGIAGCAISFLGSVGPNTGQNYIVDTFMVVVVGGVGNLLGTIIAALMIGILNYLIGSGILALLLMPIEPLKGLTDLLTFFATSSMAKVMIFALIIAFLQVKPAGLFPQKGRTAEL from the coding sequence ATGTTACCAATTTTTGAAGCTTTATTTAATGGAATTAGTATCGGATCAGTGTTACTGATCGCCGCTTTAGGACTAGCGATCGTTTTTGGATTAATGGGGGTCATTAATTTAGCTCACGGGGAATTAATGATGTTAGGCGCTTACACGACTTTTGTGGTGCAAAATGGGTTTAAAGTCTTGGGCGATCCTTGGTTTGATTATTATATTTTTTTCGCCCTCCCTATGGCTTTTTTGGTGGCTGGTTTGACGGGGTTACTATTAGAAAGAGGTGTGATCCGTTTTCTCTATGGTCGTCCTTTAGAAACCCTCTTGGCAACTTGGGGAGTTAGTCTTATTTTACAGCAATTTGTCCGTAGTGTCAGTTGGCTTTTCATGATTAGTATTGTTGTCTTTTGTGGCTTATTTTTTGGGGCACAATGGATCTTACAAAAGCGTCCTAATTTGGAAAGGATTAAAACAACTGCGATCGCTATTACTCTCCCTCTATCTTTAGCCATTGCTACGATAACAGGTATTCTTTTAAATAATAGTCAAAACCTCCCTTTAATTAAGCCTTGGTTTAGTGCTAGAAATGTAGATGTAACTGCCCCTAAATGGTTAAGAGGAGGTTTACCCCTAGGAAGTTTTCAACTTCCTTATACTCGGTTATTTATTATTATTTTAACTGTCCTTTGTGTGGTAGGAATTTACTGGTTTTTAAATCGATCTAATTGGGGGTTAAGAATTCGTGCGGTGACTCAAAATCGTACTATGAGTGCTTGTTTAGGTATCCCTACAAATCAAGTGGATGCTTTAACGTTTGCTTTGGGTTCTGGGTTAGCGGGAATTGCTGGATGTGCGATTAGTTTTCTCGGTTCTGTTGGCCCTAATACGGGACAAAATTATATTGTAGATACCTTTATGGTGGTGGTGGTTGGTGGGGTCGGTAATTTATTAGGAACGATTATTGCAGCTTTAATGATTGGAATTTTAAACTATCTCATTGGTTCGGGTATTTTGGCTTTATTATTAATGCCTATTGAACCATTAAAGGGGTTAACAGATTTATTAACCTTTTTTGCAACAAGTAGTATGGCTAAGGTGATGATTTTTGCTTTAATTATTGCCTTTCTTCAAGTGAAACCGGCGGGTTTATTTCCTCAAAAAGGACGGACAGCCGAATTGTAA